A single genomic interval of Candidatus Hydrogenedentota bacterium harbors:
- a CDS encoding PQQ-like beta-propeller repeat protein, whose protein sequence is MKKTCLTALFLAALCAASHAGDSPQFRGPNRDGVFPGETGLMKAWPEGGPPLLWTATGFGVGYSSAAVSNGRVYLTGTLEGQESFLFVLNTDGKELDRIPYGRESDAETAPGARSTPTVEDGRVYLLSSLGEAMCIDLTMGASLWQVNILEQFKGPMNEWALAESLLVDGDRVICTPGGEDAALAALDKNTGETVWVTKGLTDMTSYASVGLAVHNGRRILLTMTSKWVVCADADTGGLLWKHEHPTEWDIHAITPVYHAGRVYYVAGYKSGGGVLELSPDASSYTVLWTDTELDCQHHGVVLVDGCIYGTSHHKSGSRLVCLDWETGKMLWDSKEVRQAAIVAADGMLYAYEGHKSGVVSLIKPSREGFERTGQFVMTAGTREHWAHPTIANGRLYIRHGDALCCYDITAK, encoded by the coding sequence CTGTTTCTTGCCGCCCTGTGCGCCGCGTCCCACGCGGGCGATTCGCCCCAGTTTCGCGGTCCGAACCGGGACGGCGTGTTCCCCGGCGAGACGGGCCTGATGAAGGCCTGGCCGGAGGGGGGGCCGCCATTGCTGTGGACGGCCACCGGTTTCGGCGTGGGGTACTCCTCGGCCGCCGTGTCCAACGGGCGCGTGTATCTCACGGGCACGCTGGAGGGCCAGGAGAGTTTTCTCTTCGTCCTGAACACGGACGGCAAGGAGCTGGACCGCATCCCCTACGGCAGGGAGAGCGACGCGGAAACCGCGCCGGGCGCGCGGTCCACCCCCACGGTGGAGGACGGGCGGGTCTACCTGCTCTCCAGCCTTGGCGAGGCGATGTGCATTGACCTCACCATGGGCGCGTCCCTGTGGCAGGTCAACATTCTTGAACAGTTCAAGGGACCCATGAACGAGTGGGCCCTTGCGGAGTCGCTGCTGGTGGACGGCGACCGGGTCATCTGCACGCCCGGCGGCGAGGATGCCGCGCTGGCGGCGCTGGACAAGAACACCGGAGAAACGGTCTGGGTCACGAAGGGCCTGACAGACATGACCTCCTACGCCTCCGTCGGCCTTGCGGTCCACAACGGGCGGCGCATCCTGCTGACCATGACTTCGAAATGGGTTGTCTGCGCGGACGCGGACACGGGCGGACTCCTTTGGAAACATGAGCACCCGACCGAGTGGGACATCCATGCGATCACGCCCGTGTACCATGCGGGCCGCGTGTATTATGTGGCCGGATACAAGTCCGGCGGCGGCGTGCTGGAGCTGTCCCCGGACGCCTCCTCATACACCGTGCTGTGGACGGACACCGAACTCGACTGCCAGCACCACGGCGTGGTGCTCGTTGACGGGTGCATTTACGGCACTTCGCACCACAAAAGCGGCAGCCGGCTTGTCTGCCTTGACTGGGAAACGGGAAAAATGCTCTGGGACAGCAAGGAGGTGCGCCAGGCCGCGATAGTCGCGGCGGACGGCATGCTGTATGCCTACGAGGGGCATAAAAGCGGCGTTGTGAGTTTGATAAAACCCTCCCGCGAGGGCTTCGAACGAACCGGACAATTCGTCATGACCGCGGGAACCCGCGAGCACTGGGCGCACCCGACCATCGCCAACGGGCGTCTTTATATCCGGCACGGGGACGCCTTGTGCTGCTATGACATCACCGCGAAATAG
- a CDS encoding tyrosine--tRNA ligase: MSDTIGASEEKTTLFQELTWRGFVHQTTHPELEAALEAGSMTLYCGFDPTADSLHIGSLLPIMGMAHFQRAGHRPIALVGGGTGLIGDPSFKAQERAMLTKEQVEANALGIRAQLEHFLDFEGESAAVMINNADWLCGLPLVDFLRDIGKHFSVNAMLARDSVKNRLQDRDHGISYTEFSYSLLQAYDFMHLYKTRGCRLQIGGSDQWGNIVAGMDLSRRLCDAETFGMTFPLVTKADGTKFGKTESGNVWLDPERTSPYKFYQFWINQADADTGAYLRFFTFLPKSEIMELDRLIAEEPHRRAAQRRLAEEVTRLVHGEEALANARRASEAMFGGDLNGLDERTLEEIFSDVPSTALPVDILGAERPLLDVLAEAGVFPSKGEGRRMIRNGGLYLNSRRVDAEDEKLGPQSLLTKTLAVVRTGKKNYHLLRFGA; encoded by the coding sequence ATGTCAGACACCATCGGCGCATCCGAAGAGAAAACCACCCTGTTTCAGGAACTGACCTGGCGGGGGTTTGTTCACCAGACCACGCATCCCGAACTGGAGGCGGCCCTGGAGGCGGGGTCCATGACCCTCTACTGCGGCTTTGACCCGACGGCGGACAGCCTGCACATCGGCAGCCTGCTGCCCATCATGGGCATGGCCCATTTCCAGCGGGCGGGCCACAGGCCCATCGCGCTGGTCGGCGGCGGCACGGGCCTCATCGGCGACCCGAGTTTCAAGGCCCAGGAGCGGGCCATGCTCACGAAGGAACAGGTGGAGGCGAACGCCCTGGGCATCCGCGCCCAACTGGAGCATTTCCTCGATTTTGAGGGCGAAAGCGCCGCCGTGATGATCAACAACGCGGACTGGCTCTGCGGGCTGCCGCTGGTGGACTTTCTGCGCGACATCGGCAAGCATTTTTCGGTGAACGCCATGCTCGCGCGGGACAGCGTGAAGAACCGGCTCCAGGACCGGGACCACGGCATCTCCTACACGGAGTTCTCGTACAGCCTGCTCCAGGCCTATGACTTCATGCACCTGTACAAGACCCGCGGGTGCCGCCTCCAAATCGGCGGCAGCGACCAGTGGGGCAACATCGTGGCGGGCATGGACCTCAGCCGCAGGCTCTGCGACGCCGAGACTTTCGGCATGACCTTTCCACTGGTCACCAAGGCGGACGGGACCAAGTTCGGCAAGACCGAAAGCGGCAATGTCTGGCTTGACCCGGAGCGCACCTCGCCGTACAAGTTCTACCAGTTCTGGATCAACCAGGCGGACGCGGACACGGGCGCGTACCTGCGCTTCTTCACGTTCCTGCCGAAATCCGAGATCATGGAACTGGACCGGCTGATTGCGGAGGAGCCCCACAGGCGCGCGGCCCAGCGCCGCCTCGCCGAGGAGGTCACCCGGCTGGTGCACGGGGAGGAGGCGCTGGCGAACGCGCGGCGCGCGTCGGAGGCCATGTTCGGCGGCGACCTCAACGGGCTGGACGAGCGGACGCTGGAGGAGATTTTCAGCGACGTGCCCAGCACGGCGCTGCCCGTGGACATTCTCGGCGCGGAACGGCCGCTGCTGGACGTGCTGGCCGAGGCGGGGGTTTTCCCCAGCAAGGGCGAGGGGCGCCGCATGATCAGAAACGGCGGGCTCTACCTCAACAGCCGGCGCGTGGACGCCGAGGACGAGAAGCTCGGCCCGCAGTCGCTGCTGACCAAGACGCTCGCCGTCGTGCGCACGGGCAAGAAAAACTACCACCTGCTGCGCTTCGGCGCGTGA